The Elaeis guineensis isolate ETL-2024a chromosome 14, EG11, whole genome shotgun sequence genome has a segment encoding these proteins:
- the LOC140853637 gene encoding uncharacterized protein has product MASVEGSMPSMDDSSNTSSTQITGVRGKSDPAWNHCREAPELSGNTKRMKLACLYCGKSFAGGGINHFKQHLAGVKGEVEPCHKVPADIRHQMIQNIQAISEKKKRTKEMGEDYNPFSARHKEHEEQVYYRQLGEDDDIQEIPPSSNKSTGNVLPTRGKNIEGGKGKQLGTIGNYFMPRTTPGAQPTIKSLLQNKEAVERCDLAVAKWMIDACVPFNAVNSKYYQCTIDAIASMGSGYKAPNFHSVRGYLLTKNVDEVKKYVESFRATWKKTGCTIMADGWTDQCRRTLINFLVYCPRGTVFLKSVDASDTSKTADMLYKLFKEIVMSVGFENVVHVVTDNAANYVAAGKKLEQDFSTLFC; this is encoded by the exons ATGGCCTCTGTTGAGGGAAGTATGccatccatggatgattcaagtaaTACTTCATCCACTCAAATAACTGGGGTTAGAGGTAAAAGTGATCCTGCATGGAATCATTGTAGAGAAGCTCCTGAACTTAGTGGTAATACCAAAAGGATGAAGTTGGCATGCTTGTATTGTGGAAAGTCATTTGCTGGTGGTGGGATCAATCACTTCAAACAACATCTTGCAGGAGTAAAAGGAGAAGTAGAACCATGTCACAAGGTGCCGGCGGATATTCGCCATCAAATGATACAAAATATTCAAGCTATtagtgagaagaagaaaagaacaaaGGAAATGGGTGAAGATTACAATCCCTTTAGTGCAAGGCATAAGGAACATGAGGAACAAGTATATTATAGGCAATTAGGTGAAGATGATGACATACAAGAAATTCCTCCCTCATCAAACAAGTCTACGGGTAATGTATTACCTacaagaggtaaaaatatagaaggTGGAAAAGGAAAACAACTAGGAACAATTGGAAATTATTTCATGCCCAGAACAACTCCTGGTGCTCAACCAACTATAAAAAGCTTGTTGCAAAACAAAGAAGCAGTTGAAAGGTGTGATCTTGCAGTGGCAAAATGGATGATAGATGCATGTGTGCCATTTAATGCTGTCAACTCTAAGTATTATCAGTGCACGATAGATGCAATAGCTAGTATGGGGTCGGGTTACAAAGCTCCAAATTTTCATTCTGTTCGTGGTTATTTGTTAACCAAGAATGTTGATGAGGTGAAAAAGTATGTTGAAAGCTTTCGTGCCACATGGAAGAAAACAGGATGCACAATCATGGCTGATGGATGGACAGATCAGTGTAGGAGaactttgattaattttttagtttattgtCCTAGAGGGACCGTATTTTTGAAAAGTGTGGATGCTTCAGATACCTCAAAGACAGCTGATATGTTGTATAAGTTGTTCAAAGAAATTGTCATGTCCGTTGGTTTTGAAAATGTGGTTCATGTAGTGACTGATAATGCTGCAAACTATGTTGCTGCAGGTAAAAAGTTGGAGCAAGACTTTTCTACACTTTTTTG TTAG
- the LOC140853638 gene encoding uncharacterized protein yields the protein MRKFTDGKEIIRPAPTRFATNFIALQSILGHKDALRAMVTSREWTTSAYAKDSKGKKLTDDVLNSLFWNECATIVKLTEPLIRVLRIVDSDDRPSMGYLYHAMHQARDEMIKRFRRRKIVVEPYLRIVDSRWDLQLHQNLHAAGFWLNPCFQYDSELMDKHPRSVSGLLDVIERYSFGNPTLQENLTNEMRLFRNAENDFGRSSAINDRSRLAPDEWWVTYGSCAPNLQKLAIRVLSQTCSASGCERNWSIFEHIHSKKRNRLEHQRLNDLVFVHYNLRLQQRFYFKGRNYDPIDFELFGDNDAWILVDEPSELTSEELKTFHRELASCSIQENNNNDILNLEDLDGDDDENDGNDANRREDGGDENIATQEDVFANIDINFSPLV from the exons ATGAGAAAATTTACTGATGGAAAGGAGATAATTCGTCCGGCACCTACACGTTTTGCTACCAATTTTATTGCTTTACAAAGCATATTGGGCCACAAAGATGCATTAAGAGCAATGGTGACTTCTAGAGAGTGGACAACTTCAGCTTATGCTAAAGATAGTAAAGGAAAAAAGCTCACCGATGACGTGCTTAATTCTCTTTTTTGGAATGAATGTGCTACCATTGTTAAACTAACAGAGCCTTTAATTCGAGTTTTGAGGATTGTTGACAGTGATGATAGACCTTCAATGGGTTACTTGTATCATGCTATGCATCAAGCTAGAGATGAAATGATCAAGAGATTTAGAAGGAGAAAGATTGTAGTTGAACCTTATTTGAGAATAGTTGATTCTCGGTGGGATTTGCAATTacaccaaaatcttcatgcagcTGGATTTTGGTTGAATCCCTGTTTTCAATATGACTCAGAACTTATGGATAAACATCCTCGTAGTGTTTCTGGACTCTTAGATGTCATAGAGAGATATTCATTTGGTAATCCAACCTTGCAGGAGAACTTAACTAATGAGATGAGATTATTTAGAAATGCAGAAAATGACTTTGGACGCTCATCGGCTATAAATGATCGAAGTCGCTTGGCTCCAG ATGAATGGTGGGTCACCTATGGAAGTTGTGCACCTAATTTGCAAAAGTTAGCTATTCGTGTTTTAAGCCAAACTTGTAGTGCATCCGGGTGCGAGAGAAATTGGAGCATCTTCGAACATATTCattctaaaaagagaaataggttaGAGCATCAAAGGCTTAATGATCTAGTATTTGTGCACTATAATTTGAGACTACAACAAAG GTTTTATTTCAAGGGTCGCAACTATGATCCTATTGACTTTGAATTGTTTGGTGATAATGATGCGTGGATATTAGTCGATGAGCCATCGGAGTTAACTAGTGAGGAATTAAAAACTTTTCACCGTGAATTGGCATCATGTTCTattcaagaaaataataataatg ATATATTGAACTTGGAAGATTTGGATGGTGATGATGATGAAAATGATGGAAATGATGCGAATAGGAGAGAAGATGGAGGAGATGAGAACATTGCAACTCAAGAAGATGTTTTTGCAAATATTGACATAAATTTCAGTCCATTAGTTTGA